A DNA window from Falco peregrinus isolate bFalPer1 chromosome 8, bFalPer1.pri, whole genome shotgun sequence contains the following coding sequences:
- the NME5 gene encoding nucleoside diphosphate kinase homolog 5 isoform X1: MRYRVHGKTQIKLLLLRRNETVDSFSLRSRCALTLVPHGVPLSRGLWPPALRPGPAAGPAARRTPRAAASLPAQRRSAAAILAPPAPALRAAEGRGGHLVAAPPAQPGPPSPSNRSQPRRGRPAEPFSRWAAGRGSRFLGSLPGPGPLGQPVPAAGRSAPGRRVWALPGWFLGTGSPGGPVLCSPPSLPDGGRSLVKSESKRGIPKVQVQKRSSRPRRQKRKLQLSPEQCSNFYADQYGKGFFPNLTAYMSSGPLVAMILARHCAVSYWKELLGPSNSVTARRTHPHSLRAIYGTDDLRNALHGSLSISSAEREIRFMFPEVILEPIPTGQRARDYLNLYVKPTLLAGLTALCKEKPADPMIWLADWLIEHNPNKPRLQHQVAEEEHQGHRKVCISQGLMPSSSICLKESCSTGTAHLKGVFCVLLLLKGEGRKREDAFIPRVPS, translated from the exons GATCACGCTGCGCTCTTACTCTCGTACCACACGGGGTGCCCCTAAGCAGGGGGCTGTGGCCTCCAGCTCTCCGCCCGGGACCCGCGGCTGGCCCGGCCGCCAGGCGCACTCCGAGGGCGGCGGCCTCGCTGCCAGCACAGCGCCGCTCCGCAGCCGCCATCTtggctccccccgccccggctctGCGCGCAGCCGAGGGGCGCGGAGGCCATCTTGTGGCCGCTCCGCCCGCGCAGCCGGGCCCGCCGTCGCCTAGCAACCGCAGCcagccgcggcgggggcggccaGCCGAGCCCTTCTCCCGGTGGGCTGCGGGGAGAGGGAGCCGGTTCCTCGGGTCTCTGCCCGGCCCCGGGCCTCTCGGGCAGCCGGTGCCCGCGGCAGGGCGCTCTGCCCCGGGCCGGCGGGTGTGGGCACTCCCAGGCTGGTTCCTCGGCACAGGCAGCCCCGGCGgccctgtgctctgctctccACCTTCCCTCCCCGACGGAGGCCGCAGCCTGGTCAAGTCTGAAAGCAAACGAGGAATCCCAAAGGTACAGGTGCAGAAAAGATCGTCCCGACCACGAAGGCAG AAACGGAAGCTCCAGTTAAGCCCAGAGCAATGTAGCAACTTCTATGCAGACCAAtatggaaaaggtttttttcctaatttaacAGCCTATATGAGTTCTGGACCTTTAGTTGCTATGATTCTGGCCAGACACTGTGCAGTCTCATACTGGAAGGAATTGCTTGGACCATCAAACAGTGTAACAGCTAGGAGAACTCACCCTCACAG CTTAAGAGCAATCTATGGGACAGATGATTTGAGGAACGCGCTTCACGGCAGTCTCAGCATTTCctcagcagaaagagaaattcgATTCATGTTTCCAGAAG TGATCTTGGAGCCAATTCCAACTGGACAAAGAGCTAGGGATTACCTGAACCTTTATGTGAAGCCTACGTTGCTAGCTGGGCTCACTGCACTGTGTAAAGAGAAGCCGGCAGACCCAATG ATTTGGCTTGCTGACTGGTTGATTGAACACAATCCTAATAAACCTAGGCTGCAACATCAGGTGGCTGAGGAAGAGCATCAGGG TCACAGGAAGGTGTGTATTAGTCAAGGGCTAATGCCGTCTTCCAGCATTTGTCTGAAAGAAAGCTGCTCAACTGGAACAGCTCACCTTAAGGGTGTTTTCTGTGTCCTCCTGCTCTTAAAAG GGGAAGGTAGAAAGAGAGAAGATGCCTTCATCCCTCGGGTGCCATCCTGA
- the NME5 gene encoding nucleoside diphosphate kinase homolog 5 isoform X2, which produces MQMLMPEPQIFVERTLALIKPDVVDKEEEIEDLILRAGFLIVQKRKLQLSPEQCSNFYADQYGKGFFPNLTAYMSSGPLVAMILARHCAVSYWKELLGPSNSVTARRTHPHSLRAIYGTDDLRNALHGSLSISSAEREIRFMFPEVILEPIPTGQRARDYLNLYVKPTLLAGLTALCKEKPADPMIWLADWLIEHNPNKPRLQHQVAEEEHQGHRKVCISQGLMPSSSICLKESCSTGTAHLKGVFCVLLLLKGEGRKREDAFIPRVPS; this is translated from the exons ATGCAGATGTTAATGCCTGAACCTCAGATTTTTGTGGAAAGAACTCTGGCTCTCATCAAACCAGATGTTGTTgataaagaagaagaaatagagGATCTCATTCTCCGAGCAGGATTCCTGATCGTTCAG AAACGGAAGCTCCAGTTAAGCCCAGAGCAATGTAGCAACTTCTATGCAGACCAAtatggaaaaggtttttttcctaatttaacAGCCTATATGAGTTCTGGACCTTTAGTTGCTATGATTCTGGCCAGACACTGTGCAGTCTCATACTGGAAGGAATTGCTTGGACCATCAAACAGTGTAACAGCTAGGAGAACTCACCCTCACAG CTTAAGAGCAATCTATGGGACAGATGATTTGAGGAACGCGCTTCACGGCAGTCTCAGCATTTCctcagcagaaagagaaattcgATTCATGTTTCCAGAAG TGATCTTGGAGCCAATTCCAACTGGACAAAGAGCTAGGGATTACCTGAACCTTTATGTGAAGCCTACGTTGCTAGCTGGGCTCACTGCACTGTGTAAAGAGAAGCCGGCAGACCCAATG ATTTGGCTTGCTGACTGGTTGATTGAACACAATCCTAATAAACCTAGGCTGCAACATCAGGTGGCTGAGGAAGAGCATCAGGG TCACAGGAAGGTGTGTATTAGTCAAGGGCTAATGCCGTCTTCCAGCATTTGTCTGAAAGAAAGCTGCTCAACTGGAACAGCTCACCTTAAGGGTGTTTTCTGTGTCCTCCTGCTCTTAAAAG GGGAAGGTAGAAAGAGAGAAGATGCCTTCATCCCTCGGGTGCCATCCTGA
- the WNT8A gene encoding protein Wnt-8a has protein sequence MKRSTFLILSITGVYSAVLHAAAWSVNNFLMTGPKAYLTYSSSVAAGAHSGMEECKFQFGWERWNCPESALQLSTHNRLRSATRETSFVHAISSAGVMYTLTRNCSMGDFESCGCDDSRNGRVGGRGWVWGGCSDNVEFGERISKLFVDALETGHDTRALINLHNNEVGRLAVKATMKRACKCHGVSGSCSIQTCWLQLAEFREIGNYLKIKYDQAHKLEMDKRRMRAGNSADSRGVTAETFNHVHATELVFLEDSPDYCTRNASLGHHGTEGRECLQTGKNLSQWEKRSCRRLCTECGLRVEERRTEVVASCNCKFHWCCTVRCEQCRQLVAKHFCSRRDTAAPNHIKQRNKGHKR, from the exons ATGAAGAGAAGCACCTTCCTCATCCTCTCCATCACGGGGGTCTACAGTGCCGTTCTCCACGCAGCAGCATG gTCTGTGAATAACTTTCTGATGACAGGACCTAAG GCTTACCTGACATACTCCAGCAGCGTGGCGGCCGGGGCGCACAGCGGGATGGAGGAGTGCAAGTTCCAGTTCGGATGGGAGCGCTGGAACTGCCCCGAGAGCGCCCTGCAGCTCTCCACCCACAACCGGCTCCGCAGCG ctACCCGGGAAACATCCTTTGTCCACGCCATCAGCTCGGCCGGCGTCATGTACACCCTCACCAGGAACTGCAGCATGGGGGACTTCGAGAGCTGCGGCTGCGACGACTCCAGGAACGGCCGCGTCG GTGGCCGAGGCTGGGTCTGGGGAGGATGCAGCGACAACGTGGAGTTTGGGGAAAGGATTTCCAAGCTCTTTGTGGATGCTTTGGAAACAGGACATGACACCCGTGCGCTGATTAACCTGCACAACAACGAAGTTGGGAGACTC GCTGTGAAAGCCACGATGAAGCGAGCCTGCAAGTGCCACGGGGTGTcgggcagctgcagcatccaGACCTGCTGGCTTCAGCTTGCCGAGTTTCGTGAGATCGGGAACTACCTGAAGATAAAATACGACCAAGCCCACAAGCTGGAGATGGACAAGAGACGGATGAGAGCTGGCAACAGCGCTGACAGCCGCGGGGTCACAGCAGAGACCTTCAACCACGTCCACGCCACGGAGCTCGTCTTCCTGGAGGACTCTCCCGACTACTGCACGAGGAACGCCAGCCTGGGCCACCACGGCACCGAGGGCCGCGAGTGCCTGCAGACCGGCAAGAACCTCTCgcagtgggagaagaggagctGCCGGCGGCTGTGCACCGAGTGCGGCCTCCGAGTAGAGGAGAGGAGGACGGAGGTGGTGGCCAGCTGCAACTGCAAGTTCCACTGGTGCTGCACGGTGCGGTGCGAGCAGTGCCGGCAGCTGGTGGCCAAGCACTTCTGCTCCCGCCGCGACACCGCAGCTCCCAACCACATCAAGCAGAGGAACAAGGGCCATAAGAGATAG